In the Oryza glaberrima chromosome 6, OglaRS2, whole genome shotgun sequence genome, one interval contains:
- the LOC127776520 gene encoding potassium channel KAT4, with the protein MTRQGSTSVAILPVTMSPAMAARSELLRPAFDEASPSLGRFVINPHSCSYRRWHMFLIMLVLYSAWASPFDLSMEKAASIALVVTDLVVDVFFAIDIALSFFVAYHDTSTGLLITDCRKTTMRYLKRPCFALDVASMIPLQIIYQLVTGKRQGLWGLLNLLRLWRLRRVSKLFARVEKDIRFNYLWTRLIKLLCVTLFALHFAACIYLWMAFNYKIKELTWIGNQIHSFEDRSVWFCYTCAVYWSITTLATVGYGDLHATNIGEMLFSIAFMLFNMGLTSYIIGNITNLVVRETSNTFKMRDMVQRVSEFVSMNRLPEAMREHMLASVQLRFRTDEQLQQEMLSELPKAVRSGIMKHLFKSAVESCYLFQGVSDSLIVQLVAEMKAEFFPPKANVILENETSTDCYIIISGEVEALTTLADGTERHVKRIGPQGMAGEIRVMFSIPQPFTIRSRRLTQVVRISHIHLLQAVQPNTADGYIVFSNFIQYLESLKVQTKDVAFVSDHLWNGNSMVLERATEVAVDESKEASHKMLPCKEPKRVVIHEQLPNATSTALHPSPGKLVLLPDSMQELMKLSEQKFGKAVRGILTVEGAEVEDIEVIRDGDHLFFS; encoded by the coding sequence ATGACAAGACAAGGCAGCACATCGGTGGCAATACTACCAGTGACGATGAGCCCCGCCATGGCCGCTAGAAGCGAGCTTCTCCGGCCGGCATTTGATGAAGCATCTCCTTCGCTAGGGCGGTTTGTCATCAACCCTCATAGCTGCAGCTACAGGCGGTGGCACATGTTCCTGATCATGCTAGTGTTGTACTCGGCATGGGCATCGCCGTTCGACCTGTCCATGGAGAAGGCAGCCTCCATTGCTCTTGTTGTCACGGACCTGGTGGTCGATGTCTTCTTCGCCATTGACATTGCCTTATCTTTCTTCGTCGCATACCATGACACCTCCACCGGCCTCCTCATAACTGACTGCAGGAAGACCACAATGAGGTACCTGAAACGGCCGTGTTTCGCTCTGGATGTGGCCTCGATGATTCCTTTACAAATAATCTACCAGCTTGTGACTGGCAAAAGACAAGGACTTTGGGGGCTCCTCAATCTTCTCCGTCTTTGGCGACTACGGCGTGTCAGCAAGCTCTTTGCAAGGGTGGAGAAGGACATCAGATTCAACTATTTGTGGACCAGGCTTATCAAGCTTCTATGTGTGACACTGTTTGCGCTGCATTTTGCCGCTTGCATCTACCTGTGGATGGCATTCAACTACAAGATCAAGGAGCTTACATGGATAGGCAACCAGATCCATAGCTTTGAGGACCGAAGCGTGTGGTTTTGCTACACCTGTGCAGTGTACTGGTCCATCACCACGCTTGCCACGGTCGGCTACGGTGACCTGCATGCCACCAACATTGGTGAGATGCTTTTCAGCATAGCCTTCATGCTTTTCAACATGGGCCTCACATCCTACATCATCGGCAACATCACCAACCTCGTTGTCCGTGAAACCTCCAACACCTTCAAGATGAGGGACATGGTGCAGCGGGTGTCGGAGTTTGTGAGCATGAACCGGCTGCCAGAGGCGATGAGGGAGCATATGTTGGCCAGCGTGCAGCTCAGGTTCAGGACAgatgagcagctgcagcaggAGATGTTGTCAGAGCTGCCCAAAGCTGTGCGGTCGGGCATCATGAAGCACCTGTTCAAGAGTGCTGTTGAGAGCTGCTACCTATTCCAGGGAGTCTCCGATAGCCTCATTGTGCAGCTGGTCGCGGAGATGAAAGCAGAATTCTTTCCCCCCAAGGCTAATGTTATCCTGGAGAATGAGACCTCGACGGACTGTTATATCATCATCTCCGGCGAAGTGGAGGCATTGACAACCCTTGCAGATGGGACAGAGAGGCATGTGAAGAGAATAGGACCTCAGGGCATGGCAGGGGAAATCAGGGTGATGTTCAGCATTCCGCAACCATTCACCATCCGGAGCAGGAGGCTTACCCAGGTTGTCCGCATAAGCCACATCCATCTGCTCCAGGCTGTCCAGCCTAACACCGCAGATGGGTACATCGTGTTCTCCAATTTTATTCAGTACCTTGAGTCTCTGAAGGTGCAAACAAAGGATGTGGCTTTTGTCAGCGATCATCTTTGGAATGGAAACTCAATGGTTTTGGAAAGGGCAACCGAGGTTGCTGTAGATGAATCAAAAGAGGCCTCTCACAAAATGTTACCGTGCAAAGAACCCAAACGGGTTGTTATTCATGAGCAACTTCCCAACGCGACTAGCACAGCACTGCATCCTTCGCCGGGGAAGCTCGTCTTGCTCCCAGATTCGATGCAAGAACTGATGAAACTTTCAGAACAGAAATTTGGGAAGGCCGTGAGAGGGATCCTCACTGTGGAAGGAGCCGAGGTCGAGGACATTGAAGTGATAAGAGATGGCGATCACCTGTTTTTTAGTTAG
- the LOC127776523 gene encoding probable peroxygenase 4, which yields MRAQRPSSAAAGNPVLALLFLWVLGWRHVTAEIDIGNMTALQKHVSFFDRNKDGIITPSETIEGIVAIGCDYAFARDFAAPVHAGLGPKTSPKDAPLPHLSIYIKNIYKGMHGSDTGALDAKGRFVPAKFEEIFSKHAKNRPDALTSLEVKEMILANRDPDDPQSWAAPIQEWGLIYGLASDKNGYFHKDSVRGIYDGSVFVKLEEERASSQSTVCRSLSFRSTV from the exons ATGAGGGCCCAACGACCGTCGTCGGCAGCTGCTGGCAATCCGGTGCTTGCTCTTCTGTTTCTATGGGTCCTTGGCT GGAGGCATGTAACGGCGGAAATTGATATCGGCAACATGACGGCGCTACAGAAACATGTTTCCTTCTTCGACCGGAACAAAGATGGCATTATTACTCCATCGGAGACCATTGAAG GGATTGTTGCAATCGGTTGTGACTATGCATTTGCTAGAGACTTTGCCGCCCCTGTGCATGCTGGTCTTGGTCCTAAAACAAGCCCC AAGGACGCACCATTACCTCACTTGTCGATATACATAAAGAACATCTATAAAGGAATGCACGGGAGTGACACAGGTGCACTAGATGCTAAAGGAAG GTTTGTTCCTGCAAAGTTTGAGGAAATTTTCTCGAAACACGCAAAAAATAGACCAGATGCATTAACATCCTTGGAGGTCAAAGAGATGATTCTAGCAAATCGAGATCCAGATGACCCACAATCATG GGCTGCACCTATACAGGAGTGGGGGCTAATTTATGGTCTTGCAAGTGATAAGAACGGATATTTTCACAAGGATAGTGTGAGAGGTATATACGATGGTAGTGTGTTCGTCAAGTTGGAGGAAGAGAGGGCATCTTCACAAAGTACAGTTTGCCGGAGCCTATCATTTAGGAGTACTGTATAA